A window from Primulina huaijiensis isolate GDHJ02 chromosome 13, ASM1229523v2, whole genome shotgun sequence encodes these proteins:
- the LOC140991371 gene encoding uncharacterized protein, translating to MDKLQWGNRKRLRCVKVKDPDLNGKTDGSGGGVMKKKITSRVVENNHHDNNINNGSKDGLGLPPVPSPHRPNRELGMSRSGANDNRKASASSSPEKEDRYYTTRGSSGGFEDGNKSLFANPAKEENKKMVWPKLLISLSNKEKEEDFMLMKGCKPPQRPKKRAKLVQRTILLVSPGAWLSDLCQERYEVREKKTSKKKPRGLKAMGTMESDSE from the exons ATGGATAAGTTGCAGTGGGGGAATAGAAAGAGACTAAGGTGTGTAAAAGTGAAAGATCCGGATTTAAATGGGAAAACAGATGGAAGCGGCGGCGGTGTTATGAAGAAGAAAATAACTTCAAGGGTTGTTGAAAACAACCACCAtgataataatatcaacaaCGGCAGTAAAGATGGGCTTGGTTTACCTCCAGTTCCATCTCCTCATCGTCCGAACAG GGAATTGGGGATGAGTAGATCTGGTGCAAATGATAACCGTAAAGCATCAGCATCTTCATCTCCTGAGAAGGAAGACAGATATTACACGACGAGGGGATCCAGTGGTGGATTCGAAGATGGCAACAAGTCGCTATTTGCAAATCCTGCTAAggaggaaaataaaaaaatggtttGGCCAAAGTTGCTAATTTCTTtatctaataaagaaaaagaGGAAGATTTTATGTTGATGAAAGGATGTAAACCACCCCAAAGGCCAAAGAAAAGAGCCAAGTTGGTTCAAAGAACCATATTG TTGGTGAGTCCTGGTGCGTGGCTATCAGACTTGTGCCAAGAAAGGTATGAAGTGAGGGAAAAGAAGACCTCTAAGAAG AAACCAAGAGGATTGAAGGCTATGGGAACCATGGAAAGTGATTCGGAATGA
- the LOC140991247 gene encoding uncharacterized protein, with protein MDYFSKWVEAEPLARITENDVLKFLWKNIVCRYGVPRRLISDNGRQFQGAKIQAWCKEMKIQQFFTSVAYPQTEIGLESARVMFYDEENGMRRDTNLDLLEDKREATSIRMEAHKNLIAQSYNRRVVQRSFQVGDLILRKVQEEQRGKLHPKWEGPFKMIEKLSSGDYYLENTQGKALKRPWSAYHLRKYHSRFYH; from the exons ATGGACTATTTTTCGAAATGGGTAGAAGCGGAGCCTTTGGCCAGGATCACCGAGAATGATGTCTTGAAATTCTTGTGGAAGAATATAGTATGCAGATATGGGGTGCCTAGAAGACTGATATCCGATAATGGAAGACAGTTTCAAGGAGCTAAGATCCAAGCTTGGTGTAAAGAGATGAAAATCCAACAATTCTTTACCTCTGTAGCTTACCCGCAGA CTGAAATTGGATTGGAATCGGCGAGGGTGATGTTCTATGACGAAGAAAATGGTATGAGACGGGACACTAACCTTGATCTATTGGAAGATAAGAGAGAGGCCACGAGCATTCGTATGGAAGCTCATAAAAACCTTATAGCTCAATCCTACAATCGTAGAGTCGTTCAGAGAAGCTTCCAAGTGGGTGATTTGATTTTAAGAAAGGTACAAGAAGAGCAGAGAGGGAAGTTGCACCCAAAGTGGGAAGGTCCTTTCAAAATGATCGAGAAGCTTAGTTCTGGAGACTATTACTTGGAGAACACGCAAGGAAAGGCTTTAAAGAGGCCCTGGAGTGCTTATCACCTTAGGAAATATCATTCTCGATTTTATCATTGa
- the LOC140991370 gene encoding calpain-type cysteine protease DEK1 → MEDEHAFILACAISGTLFSVLGAASFVILWLVNWRPWRIYSWIFARKWPDFVQGPQLGVLCGLFSFGAWIIVISPVVVVIVWGCWLILILGRDLIGLAVIMAGVALLLAFYSVMLWWRTQWQSSRAVAALLLLAVGLLCAYELCAVYVTAGAKASDRYSSSGFFFGVSAIALAINMLFICRMVFNGNGLDIDEYVRRAYKFAYSDCIEVGPVACLPEPPNPNELYPRQSRRALHLGLLYFGSLVVLLVYSILYGLTAKESHWLGAITSAAVIILDWNVGTCLYGFKLLKSRVAALFVAGASRVFLICFGVRYWYLGHCISYAVVASVLLGAAVSRHLSVTNLSAARRDALESTVTRLREGFRRKEQNCSSSSSEGCGSSVKRNSSAEAGQLGNNATTCTGDINCWNNVDGIHSENSMDSGRPSFALHSSSCRSVFQETEVGPSSMDKNVDQNSSLVVCSSSGLESQGCESSASNSLNQALDLNLALAFQEKLNDPRITSILKRRAAHGELELTSLLQDKGLDPNFAVMLKENGLDPMILALLQRSSLDADRDHRENNTTVIDSNIVDNIAPTQISFSEELRLHGLEKWLQLCRLVLHYIAGTPERAWLLFSFVFSMETTMVAIFRPNTIKLINATHQQFEFGIAVLLLSPVVWSIMAFLRSLQYEELSMTSKPRKYGFVAWLVSTSVGLLLSFLSKSSVLLGLSLTVPLMVACLSVGIPIWIRNGHQFWASGSGSEDNIQNRAIIGKMERIVLFICMSLFAGSVLALGGIISAKPLDDLSYKGWTGYQNQVSSPYTSSVYIGWAMASIIALIVTGVLPIVSWFSTYRFSLSSACCIGLFAAILVSFCGASYVKVVNSRNDQVPTKADFLAALLPLTCMPAILSLCSGLLKWKDDNWKLSRGAYIFIMIGLVLLLSAISAIIVTIHPWTIGVSFLLVVLLLVLAIGVIHYWASNNFYLTRFQMLCVCFLAFLLALAAFLVGWFQDKAFVGASVGYFSFLFLLAGRALTVLLSPPVVVYSPRVLPVYVYDAHADCGKNVSAAFLVLYGIALATEGWGVVASLKIYPPFAGAAVSAITLVVAFGFAVSRSCLTLEMLEDAVHFLNKETLIQAIARSATKTRNALSGTYSAPQRSASSAALLVGDPTIARDRAGNFVLPRADVMKLRDRLRNEELAIGSFFSRLRCCNILRHEATSDLDHRREMCAHARILALEEAIDTEWVYMWDKFGGYLLLLLGLTAKAERVQDEVRLRLFLDSIGFSDLSAKKIKEWMPEDRRQFEIIQESYLREKEIEEEVLMQRREEEGRGKERRKALLEKEERKWKEIEASLISSIPNAGSREAVAMAAAVRAVGGDSVLDDSFARERVSNIARRIRSTQLSQRALQTGLTGAVCVLDDEPTTSGRHYGQIDLSLCQSQKVSFSIAVMVQPESGPVCLLGTEFQSNICWEILVAGSEQGIEAGQVGLRLITKGDRQTFVSKEWSISSSSIADGRWHIVTMTIDADLGEATCFIDGGYDGYQSGLPLNIGNGVWEQGTDVWIGVRPPIDMDAFGRSDSEGTESKMHLMDVFLWGRCLNEDEIAALPAAMGSGDYNFTDYLDDNCQWADSPPRVEDWESDPAEVDLYDRDEVDWDGQYSSGRKRRVDREGIVVDVDSFARRLRKPRIETQEEINLRMHSVELAVKEALLARGESQFTDQEFPPNDRSLFVDPGNPPLKLQVVSQWMRPTEIVKEKHLDSIPRLFLGTANPSDVCQGRLGDCWFLSAVAVLAEVKRISEVIITPDYNEEGIYTVRFCIQGEWVPVVVDDWIPCESPGKPAFATSRKVNELWVSVLEKAYAKLHGSYEALEGGLVQDALVDLTGGAGEEIDMRCSQSQIDLASGRLWSQLLRFKQEGFLLGAGSPSGSDVHVSSCGIVQGHAYSILQVREVDGHKLVQIRNPWANEVEWNGPWSDASPEWTDRMKHKLKHVQQAQDGIFWMSWQDFQIHFRSIYVCRVYPSEMTYSLHSQWRGYSAGGCQDYDTWHQNPQFRLRATGPDVSLPIHVFITLTQGVSFSRTTAGFRNYQSSHDSMMFYIGMRILKTRGRRAAYNIYMHESVGGTDYVNSREISCEMVLDPDPKGYTIVPTTIHPGEEAPFVLSVFTKSSVALEAL, encoded by the exons ATGGAAGATGAGCATGCGTTTATCCTGGCATGTGCAATTTCAGGGACTCTCTTTTCTGTTCTAGGTGCAGCTTCTTTTGTTATACTCTGGTTGGTGAATTGGAGACCTTGGCGCATCTATAG TTGGATATTTGCTAGAAAATGGCCAGATTTTGTCCAAGGACCGCAGCTGGGAGTATTATGTGGACTTTTTTCCTTTGGTGCTTGGATAATTGTCATTTCACCGGTAGTTGTGGTGATTGTATGGGGTTGCTGGTTGATACTGATATTAGGGCGAGACTTAATTGGTCTTGCTGTTATAATGGCTGGAGTTGCTCTACTTTTGGCATTCTATTCTGTAATGCTATGGTGGAGAACCCAATGGCAAAGCTCAA GGGCTGTTGCTGCTCTTCTGCTTCTGGCTGTTGGATTGCTTTGTGCATATGAGCTTTGTGCCGTGTATGTTACGGCAGGTGCAAAAGCATCTGACCGGTATTCATCTTCAGGCTTTTTCTTTGGTGTGTCTGCAATCGCCCTTGCAATCAACATGCTTTTCATTTGCAGAATGGTTTTCAATG GAAATGGTTTAGATATCGATGAATATGTCAGAAGAGCATATAAGTTTGCTTATTCAGATTGTATTGAAGTGGGCCCCGTTGCTTGCTTACCCGAACCGCCAAATCCCAATGAATTATATCCTCGGCAGTCTAGAAG GGCTTTGCACCTTGGGCTTCTCTATTTTGGTTCTCTTGTAGTTCTGCTTGTATATTCTATCTTGTATGGCCTGACAGCCAAAGAATCACATTGGCTTGGAGCAATTACATCAGCAGCTGTTATTATTCTTG ATTGGAATGTGGGAACATGCCTGTATGGGTTCAAGCTTCTCAAAAGTCGCGTTGCTGCACTTTTTGTCGCTGGGGCATCTCGTGtctttttgatatgttttggaGTTCGCTATTG GTATCTTGGACACTGTATTAGTTATGCTGTTGTGGCATCTGTGCTGCTAGGTGCTGCTGTTTCTCGTCATCTATCAGTTACTAATCTGTCAGCTGCGAGAAGAGATGCGTTAGAGAGCACAGTAACTCGTCTTAGGGAAGGATTCCGAAGAAAAGAGCAAAACTGTTCATCCAGCTCATCGGAAGGCTGTGGTTCGAGTGTAAAACGTAATAGTAGTGCAGAAGCAGGCCAACTTGGTAATAATGCAACAACTTGTACTGGCGATATTAATTGTTGGAATAATGTTGATGGGATTCATAGTGAAAACAGCATGGATAGTGGGAGGCCGAGTTTTGCTTTACATAGTAGTTCTTGTCGTTCTGTATTTCAAGAAACTGAAGTTGGGCCATCATCTATGGATAAAAATGTTGATCAGAATAGCTCTTTGGTAGTTTGTTCTAGTAGTGGCCTGGAAAGCCAGGGATGTGAGTCCAGTGCATCTAATTCTCTTAATCAGGCATTAGATTTGAATTTAGCCCTTGCATTCCAAGAGAAGTTGAATGATCCGAGAATTACTTCTATTTTGAAAAGAAGAGCAGCACATGGAGAGCTGGAACTTACCAGTTTATTACAAGATAAAGGTCTAGACCCTAATTTCGCTGTGATGCTGAAGGAGAATGGATTGGATCCGATGATACTTGCATTACTGCAAAGAAGTAGTTTGGATGCGGATAGAGATCACCGTGAAAATAACACGACTGTGATTGACTCAAACATTGTTGACAATATTGCACCTACTCAAATTTCATTCTCAGAAGAACTTAGGCTCCATGGATTGGAGAAGTGGCTCCAGCTTTGTAGACTAGTTCTGCACTACATAGCTGGTACCCCAGAACGGGCATGGCTTCTCTTTAGTTTTGTCTTTAGCATGGAAACAACCATGGTAGCTATTTTCCGCCCGAACACCATAAAATTGATAAATGCTACACATCAACAG TTTGAATTTGGCATTGCCGTGCTGCTGTTGTCTCCTGTTGTCTGGTCAATTATGGCTTTCCTTAGGTCACTGCAATATGAAGAATTGTCCATGACTTCAAAACCTCGGAAG TATGGCTTTGTGGCTTGGCTGGTGAGCACCTCAGTAGGATTGCTGCTCTCCTTCTTGAG CAAGTCGTCAGTTCTTCTGGGATTATCTTTGACGGTTCCTCTTATGGTGGCATGCCTTTCTGTTGGCATTCCCATATGGATACGCAATGGTCACCAGTTTTGGGCTTCTGGAAGTGGTAGTGAAGACAACATACAGAATCGTGCAATTATTGGGAAGATGGAG AGAATCGTTCTTTTCATTTGCATGTCCTTGTTTGCTGGATCTGTACTGGCTCTTGGTGGAATCATATCTGCTAAGCCTTTAGATGATTTAAGCTACAAGGGATGGACTGGATACCAGAATCAGGTTTCTTCCCCGTACACATCGTCAGTGTATATTGGCTGGGCAATGGCTTCGATAATCGCCTTAATAGTCACCGGTGTGCTGCCGATTGTGTCGTGGTTTTCGACTTACCGATTTTCCCTGTCATCTGCTTGTTGCATTGGATTGTTTGCAG CTATCCTTGTGTCGTTTTGTGGTGCATCATATGTGAAAGTTGTGAATTCAAGAAATGACCAGGTTCCAACAAAGGCTGACTTTCTCGCTGCTTTGCTTCCATTAACTTGCATGCCTGCGATATTATCACTATGTTCCGGTCTGCTCAAATG GAAAGATGACAACTGGAAACTTTCTCGTGGtgcttatatatttattatgatCGGTCTTGTTTTGTTGCTTTCTGCCATTTCTGCAATTATTGTTACGATTCATCCATGGACG ATTGGTGTATCATTCCTTTTAGTGGTGCTCCTTTTGGTTCTGGCCATCGGTGTTATTCATTACTGGGCTTCAAACAACTTTTACTTGACACGGTTTCAAATGTTATGCGtgtgttttcttgcatttcTTTTGGCTTTGGCGGCATTCCTTGTTGGCTGGTTTCAAG ATAAGGCTTTTGTTGGGGCGTCCGTTGGTTACTTCtcatttcttttccttttgGCTGGAAGGGCATTGACT GTTCTTCTTTCCCCTCCTGTTGTTGTTTATTCTCCTAGAGTGTTACctgtatatgtttatgatgctCATGCAGATTGTGGAAAAAATGTCAG TGCTGCTTTTCTTGTGCTTTACGGGATTGCACTGGCTACTGAAGGTTGGGGTGTTGTTGCCAGCTTGAAAATTTACCCACCTTTTGCCGGTGCTGCTGTTTCAGCAATTACACTTGTTGTGGCTTTTGGCTTTGCTGTCTCAAGATCGTGCTTAACTCTTGAG ATGTTGGAGGATGCGGTTCACTTCCTTAATAAGGAAACTCTAATCCAGGCAATTGCGAGATCTGCCACCAAG ACTAGAAATGCATTATCTGGAACTTACTCCGCTCCTCAGAGGTCAGCTAGTTCAGCTGCACTTTTGGTTGGAGACCCTACTATTGCACGGGATAGGGCAGGAAACTTCGTGCTTCCCAGGGCTGATGTCATGAAATTAAGAGATCGTTTGAGAAACGAAGAACTGGCTATAGGGTCATTCTTCTCCAGActgagatgttgtaacattttACGTCATGAAGCCACCAGTGACCTCGATCACAGGAGAGAAATGTGTGCCCATGCTAGAATTCTCGCTCTTGAAGAAGCTATTGATACTGAGTGGGTTTATATGTGGGATAAGTTTGGTGGTTATCTGCTTCTTCTGCTTGGTTTGACTGCCAAGGCAGAAAGGGTGCAG GATGAGGTTCGCCTGAGACTGTTTCTGGATAGCATAGGATTTTCGGATTTAAGTGCTAAAAAAATTAAGGAGTGGATGCCTGAAGACCGTAGACAATTTGAGATTATACAGGAGAG TTATTTAAGAGAGAAGGAGATAGAGGAGGAAGTTTTGATGCAGAGGCGCGAAGAGGAAGGAAGAGGTAAAGAAAGGAGAAAGGCTCTTCTGGAGAAAGAGGAACGCAAATGGAAGGAGATAGAAGCTTCTCTCATATCAAGCATTCCAAATGCTGGCAGTAGAGAAGCAGTGGCCATGGCAGCTGCCGTTCGGGCTGTAGGTGGTGATTCAGTGCTTGATGATTCCTTTGCGCGAGAGCGGGTCTCAAACATTGCTCGTAGGATACGATCAACTCAGTTATCTCAACGTGCACTTCAG ACTGGACTTACTGGAGCTGTATGTGTGCTTGATGATGAGCCCACAACAAGTGGCAGGCACTATGGTCAGATCGATCTTAGTTTATGTCAGAGCCAGAAAGTTAGCTTCTCAATCGCGGTGATGGTTCAGCCTGAGTCTGGGCCAGTTTGTCTGTTGGGCACTGAATTTCAGAGCAATATATGTTGGGAAATTCTTGTGGCTGGTTCTGAACAAGGAATTGAAGCTGGACAAGTTGGCCTTCGCTTGATTACAAAAGGTGATAGACAGACATTTGTTTCCAAGGAATGGAGTATAAGTTCGTCCAGTATTGCAGATGGAAG GTGGCATATTGTCACAATGACAATCGATGCTGATTTAGGTGAGGCAACTTGCTTCATCGATGGTGGTTATGATGGATATCAGTCTGGGCTGCCACTCAACATCGGTAATGGTGTGTGGGAACAAGGAACAGATGTTTGGATTGGTGTTAGACCACCCATAGATATGGATGCATTTGGGAGGTCTGACAGCGAGGGAACTGAATCCAAGATGCATTTGATGGATGTTTTCCTTTGGGGAAGGTGCTTGAATGAAGATGAGATTGCTGCTCTGCCAGCTGCCATGGGTTCTGGAGATTACAACTTTACTGATTACCTAGACGATAACTGCCAGTGGGCAGATTCACCTCCTAGG GTTGAGGACTGGGAGAGTGATCCCGCTGAGGTTGATCTCTATGATAGAGATGAGGTAGACTGGGATGGGCAATATTCAAGTGGGAGGAAGAGGAGGGTGGATCGGGAAGGGATTGTTGTAGATGTTGATTCTTTTGCCAGAAGGTTGAGGAAACCCAGGATAGAGACTCAGGAGGAAATCAATCTACGTATGCACTCTGTCGAATTGGCTGTTAAGGAAGCTCTCTTGGCAAGAGGAGAATCACAGTTTACTGATCAAGAGTTTCCCCCAAATGATCGATCATTGTTTGTGGATCCAGGAAATCCCCCGTTGAAGTTGCAG GTTGTGTCTCAATGGATGAGACCTACTGAAATAGTCAAAGAGAAGCATCTGGATTCTATTCCACGCTTATTTTTGGGAACAGCAAATCCTTCTGATGTTTGTCAG GGTCGATTGGGCGATTGTTGGTTTTTGAGTGCTGTTGCTGTTCTGGCTGAGGTTAAACGCATATCAGAAGTCATTATCACTCCAGACTACAATGAAGAAGGAATATATACAGTTCGTTTTTGTATTCAG GGGGAATGGGTTCCTGTCGTTGTAGATGACTGGATTCCTTGCGAATCACCAGGCAAACCAGCATTTGCAACCAGCCGGAAGGTGAATGAGTTGTGGGTCTCTGTACTGGAAAAGGCATATGCGAAGCTCCATGGTTCATATGAAGCGTTAGAAGGTGGTCTTGTACAAGATGCTCTAGTAGACCTTACTGGAGGTGCTGGGGAGGAGATCGATATGAGATGTTCTCAATCACAGATTGATCTTGCAAGTGGAAGACTATGGTCTCAACTGTTGCGCTTTAAACAAGAGGGATTTCTGCTTGGTGCTGGTAGCCCTTCAGGGTCAGATGTGCATGTTTCTTCTTGTGGAATCGTGCAAGGACATGCATACTCAATATTGCAA GTACGCGAAGTGGACGGCCACAAACTTGTTCAGATCAGAAATCCTTGGGCAAACGAGGTTGAGTGGAATGGCCCTTGGTCCGATGCATCCCCTGAATGGACTGATAGGATGAAGCACAAGCTTAAGCATGTACAGCAG GCACAAGATGGTATATTTTGGATGTCGTGGCAAGATTTTCAAATTCATTTCAGGTCAATATATGTATGCCGCGTCTACCCATCTGAGATGACTTATTCCCTCCACAGTCAGTGGCGTGGCTACAGTGCTGGAGGCTGCCAAGACTATGATACGTGGCATCAAAATCCACAATTCCGGTTGAGGGCAACTGGACCTGATGTATCGTTGCCTATTCACGTTTTCATTACCTTGACTCAG GGGGTGAGTTTCTCTAGAACAACAGCAGGTTTCAGGAATTACCAATCGAGCCATGATTCCATGATGTTCTATATTGGCATGAGGATTCTCAAGACACGAGGCCGCCGTGCTGCCTacaatatttatatgcatgaaTCAGTTGGAGGAACTGATTATGTTAATTCTCGGGAAATATCATGTGAAATGGTCCTGGATCCTGATCCAAAGGGGTACACGATAGTACCAACAACAATACACCCTGGAGAAGAGGCACCCTtcgttttatctgtattcactaaatCCTCGGTGGCGCTCGAAGCCTTATAG